The following proteins are co-located in the Komagataeibacter sp. FNDCF1 genome:
- a CDS encoding aldo/keto reductase has product MTTIPLLTLNDGHRIPAMGFGTYPLDNPQAEAAVREALTAGYRLFDTASRYGNESGVGTGLVSFDVGREDIFVTTKLRGSDQGFDSTLRAFDASLARLKMSYVDLYLIHWPLPMKDQYVESWKAMIRLRDEGRVRSIGVSNFLPEHLQRLVDETGVTPAVNQIEMHADFAQGTLLAMHEKMGILTEAWSPLGRGKLLENPVVQRVASRHGKSTAQVLLRWVIDRGAVPIPKSAHPERMRANLHAFDFQLTADDMRDLATLDSPHNRTGGDPATYVEE; this is encoded by the coding sequence ATGACCACCATTCCCCTGCTTACCCTTAACGATGGGCATCGTATTCCCGCCATGGGTTTCGGCACCTATCCCCTTGACAACCCGCAGGCCGAGGCCGCGGTGCGCGAGGCGCTGACGGCGGGCTACCGCCTGTTCGACACGGCATCGCGCTACGGCAATGAAAGTGGTGTGGGCACCGGGCTGGTCAGCTTTGATGTGGGGCGGGAAGATATTTTCGTCACCACCAAGCTGCGTGGGTCCGACCAAGGGTTTGACAGCACGCTGCGCGCATTTGATGCCAGTCTCGCGCGGCTGAAGATGAGCTATGTCGACCTCTACCTGATTCACTGGCCCCTGCCGATGAAGGACCAGTATGTCGAAAGCTGGAAGGCGATGATCCGCCTGCGCGACGAGGGGCGGGTGCGCTCGATCGGCGTGTCCAACTTCCTGCCCGAGCACCTGCAGCGCCTTGTGGATGAAACCGGGGTGACACCCGCAGTCAACCAGATTGAAATGCATGCGGATTTTGCCCAGGGCACGCTGCTGGCCATGCATGAAAAGATGGGCATCCTGACCGAAGCCTGGAGCCCGCTGGGCCGCGGCAAGCTGCTGGAAAACCCGGTAGTGCAGCGTGTGGCGTCCCGGCATGGCAAGTCCACGGCCCAGGTCCTGCTGCGCTGGGTCATCGACCGCGGTGCGGTCCCCATTCCCAAAAGCGCGCACCCCGAACGCATGCGGGCCAACCTGCACGCTTTCGATTTCCAGCTGACTGCGGACGACATGCGTGACCTCGCCACGCTGGACAGCCCGCACAACCGTACCGGCGGCGATCCCGCCACCTATGTGGAGGAATGA
- a CDS encoding dipeptidase: protein MTDPSPHATPHPTLLTIDTHVDIPWPDRGDFATGAPSRRVDLPRMRAGGLGAACLVAYVGQDARDAAGHAAASARALDMLGVIARTGENAGVQVCDTAAAVRTAHAAGDIAIIPAVENGYAMGEDLSLIARFRALGARYMTLTHNGHNQLADSARPMHHLNDPDSLHGGLSALGRDAITEMNRLGMLVDVSHTARTTMMQAAELSRAPVFASHSCVRALCDHPRNLDDGQLDALKACGGVIHITAMDAFLRPRDVREMRPVTVADFVDHIDYAVKRIGIDHVGISSDFDGGGGIRGWADASQSGNLTAELRSRGYDNGQIAALWGENFLRILKQAEEVARTMA, encoded by the coding sequence ATGACCGATCCATCCCCGCACGCCACCCCCCACCCCACGCTCCTGACCATCGATACGCATGTCGACATTCCGTGGCCCGACCGGGGTGACTTCGCCACCGGCGCGCCCTCGCGCCGGGTGGACCTGCCGCGCATGCGGGCAGGCGGACTGGGGGCGGCCTGCCTTGTCGCCTATGTGGGGCAGGATGCGCGCGATGCCGCCGGCCATGCGGCGGCCAGCGCTCGGGCGCTGGACATGCTGGGCGTGATCGCCCGCACGGGCGAGAATGCGGGCGTGCAGGTATGCGATACGGCGGCAGCGGTGCGCACGGCCCATGCGGCGGGTGACATCGCCATCATCCCGGCAGTGGAGAACGGCTATGCGATGGGGGAGGATCTCTCGCTCATCGCGCGCTTCCGCGCCCTGGGCGCACGCTACATGACCCTGACCCATAACGGCCACAACCAGCTGGCCGATTCGGCACGGCCCATGCACCACCTCAACGATCCCGACAGCCTGCATGGCGGCCTGTCCGCGCTGGGGCGGGACGCGATCACCGAGATGAACCGCCTGGGCATGCTGGTCGACGTATCGCACACCGCGCGCACAACGATGATGCAGGCGGCGGAACTGTCCCGCGCGCCGGTCTTTGCCAGCCATTCATGCGTGCGGGCGCTGTGCGACCACCCGCGCAACCTTGATGATGGCCAGCTTGATGCGCTGAAGGCCTGCGGCGGGGTGATCCATATTACCGCGATGGATGCCTTCCTGCGCCCGCGTGACGTGCGCGAGATGCGCCCGGTCACAGTGGCCGACTTCGTGGACCATATCGATTATGCGGTAAAACGAATCGGTATCGACCATGTCGGCATCTCGTCCGATTTCGATGGCGGGGGCGGCATACGCGGCTGGGCCGATGCCTCCCAGTCCGGCAATCTGACGGCGGAACTGCGCAGCCGGGGCTATGACAACGGCCAGATCGCCGCACTGTGGGGCGAGAATTTCCTGCGCATCCTGAAACAGGCGGAAGAGGTCGCCCGCACGATGGCGTGA
- a CDS encoding transglycosylase SLT domain-containing protein, producing the protein MRWLALGLAGALAACASSGPREMSEEQMIHEADSYRARAHTSYAPPGPPEDPWGPYINEASQRFDVPAIWIRQVMQRESGGQLYRNGEFVTSLPGAMGLMQLMPPTYDEMRARYSLGPDAFEPHDNIVAGTAYIREMYDIYGSPGFLAAYNSGPGRLDDFLDRYHTLPKETRDYVASIGPKIAGSSPVNRSQADLLIESRAFARAQAAQNSRGGRSRGRQLLASVPGGTAADTPPPEAAAVRAAWSAREQSGIVPMAAAGTQPGVITMATGHGWMVQVGAYGSAGQAEHAAGQARARISASGVHTQVASVASHHGHVYRARLTGLSHEAAEQACQKLGGSGCQVLPPAT; encoded by the coding sequence ATGCGGTGGCTGGCGCTGGGTCTGGCCGGTGCGCTGGCAGCCTGCGCCAGCAGCGGCCCTCGCGAAATGAGTGAGGAGCAGATGATCCACGAGGCCGATTCCTATCGCGCCCGTGCCCATACCAGCTACGCCCCGCCCGGCCCGCCGGAGGACCCCTGGGGCCCCTATATCAATGAAGCCTCGCAGCGTTTCGATGTGCCGGCGATCTGGATCCGGCAGGTCATGCAGCGCGAGTCGGGGGGGCAGCTTTACCGCAATGGGGAATTCGTCACCTCGCTGCCCGGCGCGATGGGGCTCATGCAGCTCATGCCCCCCACCTATGACGAAATGCGTGCGCGCTACAGTCTCGGCCCCGATGCGTTCGAGCCGCACGACAATATCGTGGCAGGCACCGCCTATATCCGCGAGATGTACGACATCTACGGCTCCCCCGGTTTCCTGGCCGCCTATAACAGCGGGCCCGGACGGCTGGATGATTTTCTTGACCGCTACCACACCCTGCCCAAGGAAACGCGCGATTACGTGGCCTCCATCGGGCCGAAAATCGCCGGAAGTTCGCCGGTCAACCGCTCACAGGCCGACCTGCTGATCGAATCGCGCGCCTTTGCCCGCGCCCAGGCCGCCCAGAACAGCCGGGGCGGGCGCAGCCGGGGCCGCCAGCTGCTGGCCTCCGTGCCCGGTGGCACCGCAGCCGATACCCCCCCGCCCGAGGCGGCGGCCGTACGGGCGGCATGGAGCGCGCGTGAGCAGAGCGGCATCGTACCCATGGCCGCGGCCGGCACCCAGCCCGGCGTGATCACCATGGCGACTGGCCATGGCTGGATGGTGCAGGTCGGGGCCTATGGCTCGGCCGGGCAGGCGGAACATGCGGCAGGGCAGGCACGGGCCAGGATTTCGGCCAGCGGGGTGCATACGCAGGTCGCAAGCGTTGCATCGCATCATGGTCATGTCTATCGTGCAAGGCTGACCGGCCTATCGCACGAGGCTGCGGAACAGGCCTGCCAGAAGCTGGGTGGCTCCGGCTGCCAGGTCCTGCCGCCAGCCACATGA
- a CDS encoding CbtA family protein — protein MAGRLLLRGMLAGILAACLAFLFARVFGEPQVNLAIAFESARDAAAGEPPEPELISRGVQATFGMLTAAIMYGAAYGGLFSLVFAAAYGRLGRFSPRMLALLLAGAGFLAVVLVPGLKYPANPPAVGQPATLGLRTATYFEMVIFSLCALTLAVLAGRKLAAGLGNWGGTLCGAALFVVLVAVLQAVLPDFNEVPDNFPASVLWRFREAALGMQLVLWGGLGLLFGVMADRMLARRSVRYG, from the coding sequence ATGGCCGGCCGTCTTCTGCTGCGTGGCATGCTGGCCGGCATCCTTGCCGCCTGTCTTGCCTTCCTTTTCGCCCGGGTGTTCGGGGAACCGCAGGTCAATCTGGCCATTGCCTTTGAATCGGCACGGGATGCCGCCGCCGGTGAACCGCCGGAGCCTGAACTGATCAGCCGTGGGGTGCAGGCCACCTTTGGCATGCTGACGGCCGCCATCATGTATGGCGCGGCCTATGGCGGGCTGTTCTCGCTGGTATTTGCCGCCGCCTACGGGCGGCTTGGCCGCTTTTCGCCACGCATGCTGGCCCTGCTGCTGGCGGGGGCGGGTTTCCTTGCGGTGGTGCTGGTGCCGGGCCTGAAATACCCGGCCAATCCCCCCGCCGTGGGCCAGCCCGCAACCCTCGGGCTGCGCACCGCGACCTATTTCGAGATGGTCATCTTCTCGCTCTGTGCCCTGACGCTGGCCGTGCTGGCGGGCCGCAAGCTGGCGGCAGGCCTGGGCAACTGGGGGGGCACGCTATGTGGCGCGGCACTGTTCGTGGTGCTGGTTGCCGTGTTGCAGGCCGTGCTGCCCGACTTCAATGAAGTGCCTGACAATTTTCCCGCCAGCGTGCTGTGGCGCTTCCGTGAAGCGGCGCTGGGCATGCAGCTGGTACTGTGGGGGGGACTCGGGCTGCTGTTCGGTGTCATGGCCGACCGCATGCTGGCGCGCCGGTCCGTCCGTTACGGCTGA
- a CDS encoding peroxiredoxin: MRYFYRRSRWSLPGLCLPLVGVMAFAGFICFSPARAALPVGSQAPLFDAQATRNGSEFSFRLADALRQGPVVLYFYPAAFTRGCTIEAHEFADAMDQYKALGASVIGVSTDDMPTLDRFSVSEGHGRFPVAADPQGQIARLYDSRLPLLNRASRTSYVIAPDGKVVYAYSALSPNGHVGRTLDALRQWRAAQGSASPVSLPPAAK, encoded by the coding sequence ATGAGGTATTTTTACAGGCGTTCCCGCTGGTCCCTGCCGGGGCTGTGCCTTCCGCTTGTGGGTGTGATGGCGTTCGCGGGCTTCATCTGCTTTTCCCCCGCGCGCGCGGCCCTGCCGGTTGGCAGTCAGGCGCCCCTGTTCGATGCACAGGCCACGCGCAATGGCAGCGAGTTCAGTTTCCGCCTGGCCGATGCGCTGCGGCAGGGGCCGGTGGTGCTGTATTTCTATCCGGCCGCCTTTACCCGTGGCTGCACCATCGAAGCGCATGAATTCGCCGATGCGATGGACCAGTACAAGGCGCTGGGGGCCTCGGTCATCGGCGTGTCCACCGATGACATGCCGACACTGGACCGCTTTTCGGTCAGCGAGGGGCATGGCCGCTTCCCCGTCGCGGCCGACCCGCAGGGCCAGATCGCACGACTGTATGACAGCCGCCTGCCGCTGCTCAACCGCGCCAGCCGCACATCCTATGTCATCGCCCCCGATGGCAAGGTGGTGTACGCCTACAGCGCCCTGTCTCCCAACGGACATGTCGGCCGCACGCTCGATGCGTTGCGGCAGTGGCGCGCGGCACAGGGCAGTGCCAGCCCGGTTTCCCTGCCACCAGCGGCAAAATAG